The following proteins are encoded in a genomic region of Rattus rattus isolate New Zealand chromosome 2, Rrattus_CSIRO_v1, whole genome shotgun sequence:
- the LOC116894003 gene encoding LOW QUALITY PROTEIN: olfactory receptor 51G1-like (The sequence of the model RefSeq protein was modified relative to this genomic sequence to represent the inferred CDS: deleted 1 base in 1 codon; substituted 1 base at 1 genomic stop codon), with the protein MGAENNESLDLLSVFLTGIPGLEVQHGWFSIPFFIMYMVAIVGNSLMQHGSIALRLXALHEPMYLFLFMLATTEVGVSVSTLPTVMGILWFDAYRIDFDGCLAQMFFIHTFSGMESGVLLVMSYDRFVVIYNPLHYTAILTLPRIISMGLGITLKSVALMVPLPILLKQLPYCHINILSHSYCLHSDLIQLPCADTRLNSILGLAIVLATFGLDSLLIVVSYGFILYTVMGIASGEGRKKALNTCVSHICAVLIYYVPMIGVSVMHRVAKHASPVVHTLMSSIYLFVPPVLNPIIYSVKTRPIQQGIANLFSCKKGLI; encoded by the exons ATGGGAGCAGAGAACAATGAAAGTCTTGACCTCCTATCTGTCTTCCTGACTGGAATTCCAGGACTGGAAGTCCAACATGGCTGGTTCTCCATTCCCTTTTTCATCATGTACATGGTTGCCATTGTGGGCAACAGCCTAATGCAG CATGGCAGCATTGCACTAAGACTGTAAGCTCTCCATGAGCCAATGTACCTGTTCCTCTTCATGCTGGCCACTACTGAGGTGGGAGTCTCTGTGTCCACACTGCCCACTGTTATGGGCATTCTTTGGTTTGATGCCTATAGAATTGACTTTGATGGCTGTTTGGCACAAATGTTCTTCATTCACACTTTCTCTGGCATGGAATCAGGAGTCCTGTTAGTCATGAGTTATGACCGCTTTGTGGTCATCTATAATCCTCTGCACTATACAGCCATTCTAACTCTGCCTCGCATCATATCCATGGGTCTGGGTATTACACTAAAGAGTGTTGCACTCATGGTCCCACTTCCAATCCTTTTAAAACAGCTACCATATTGTCATATAAATATTCTCTCCCATTCCTATTGCCTCCACTCAGACTTGATCCAACTGCCTTGTGCAGATACTAGGCTGAACAGCATTCTGGGGTTGGCCATTGTTCTGGCCACATTTGGGCTGGACTCACTGCTCATTGTGGTCTCTTATGGGTTCATTCTTTACACAGTGATGGGTATTGCATCTGGTGAGGGTCGGAAAAAGGCACTCAACACATGTGTGTCACACATCTGTGCAGTGCTCATATATTATGTGCCTATGATTGGTGTGTCTGTGATGCATCGTGTTGCCAAGCATGCGTCACCAGTGGTCCACACACTCATGTCGAGCATCTATCTGTTTGTGCCACCAGTGCTCAATCCCATCATATATAGTGTTAAGACCCGTCCAATCCAACAGGGAATTGCCAATTTGTTCTCCTGCAAAAAGGGATTGATCTGA